The DNA segment TTGACTTCCCATTGCCAGTTGCGCGCCTCGGGCCGGAATGCGGGGGTTTGCGCGATCAGGCGATTGGCAATGGCGCGCACGCGGCCGACTTGCGCCGCATCGCGGTCCAGCGTGCCCTTGGCGCGCTCCTGCGCAATCAGCTTGGCGTAAGTCTGGCTCGAAGCCTGGTCGATCTGCTCGGAAGACACCGCCATCATTTGCTTGCGGTCGACCCCGACCACGCCGCCCTGGGTCGTCTGCACCGTTTCGCAGGAAGACAGCGCCATGCCAGTCAATACCACCAAAATACCTTTTACAAGGACTCGCCGGATCGGTGTGCGCATGATGTCTCCTCATTGTTGGTCTGCCAAGAATAAGACAATTTTGCACAAAATGCCGCAGCCAGTGCAAATGTTGCCGCCACCCAATAAACCGATGCAGCGCCCCATGTTTCCCAGACCAACCCCAGCACCAGGCCCCCGATGCTGCCCCCAAGGCCGTAGGAAATACTGGTAAACAAAGCTTGCCCTCTCGCCTGCAGGGGCCCGGCGAACCAGCGCTGCAGCATGGCCACGGAGGCGGAATGATGGATGCCGAAAGTAGCGGCGTGCAGGATCTGGGCGAGCAGCAAGGCCACGAACGAGTCTGCCAGTGCGCCGATCATGGCGAAGCGAATCGCCGCCAGCAAGAGGCTGGCCAGCATCAGTCTTTGCACGCCAAAGCGCGCGAATATCGGCGCCTGGTAAAAGAAAAACACGATTTCCGCGAGCACGCCCAAGGCCCACATCATGCCGATCACACCCGTGCCGTAGCCGATCTGCTCGAGGTAGAGCGAATAAAACACGTACAGGGCAGCGTGCGCGGCGAGCATCAGGAAGGTGGAGGCGAAAAAGGCGATGACTTCGCGCCGCCGCAACAGCATCCAGACCGATGGTGCGGCATGCGCGGCCGGCGCCGGCGAAGCTTCACGCAGGCCCAGGCTTGCGCCAAACACCGCGGCCAGCAGCACCAGTCCGACCCAGGGGAACATGCCGATGCCATACCAGTCCAGCAGGTAGCCGGACAGGCTGACGGCAGCGATGAAGCCGACCGAACCCCATACGCGCAGGCGCCCGTAGTGTGTCAGGTTACCTTTCATTTCCGTCAGCATCAGCGCTTCCGACACTGGCGCAAGCGCGCTGGTAAAGGTGCTCACGGCCAGCATGACCAGCAGGAAGTGCGTGAAATCGCGGCCAAGGAACAGGCCGCAAAACATCAGGCTGGCTGCCAGCGCCGTGCCTTGCAGGACCAGCGCGCGCTTTTGGGTATGGTCGGCAATCCAGCCCCAGGCCGCCGGCCCGAAGATGCGCAAGACTTGCATGAGCGCCATCAAGAGCGCAATCTGCGGCGCGCTCATGCCGCGGTCGGCAAAATACAGCGTGGCATATGGCGAAAACACGCCGATATAGCCGTAGTAGGCAAAGAAAAACAGCGAAAAATGCCGCGCCTGCGGCGGCCAGGGTTGCAATGCCACTGCCCTGCCGGCTTACTTGCCCGGCGCCTGCGCCGCGATCTTCGGCGTATCGACTTTCACGTCGCCGCACTGGGCGCGGTTGCGCAAGGCATGGTCCATCAGCACCAGTGCCAGCATCGCTTCGGCGATCGGCGTGGCGCGGATGCCCACGCAGGGATCATGCCGCCCGAAAGTTTCCACTGTCACCGGGTTGCCGGCGCGGTCGATCGACGGCCGCGGGCTCCTGATCGAGGAAGTCGGCTTGATGGC comes from the Janthinobacterium sp. 17J80-10 genome and includes:
- a CDS encoding MFS transporter; translation: MALQPWPPQARHFSLFFFAYYGYIGVFSPYATLYFADRGMSAPQIALLMALMQVLRIFGPAAWGWIADHTQKRALVLQGTALAASLMFCGLFLGRDFTHFLLVMLAVSTFTSALAPVSEALMLTEMKGNLTHYGRLRVWGSVGFIAAVSLSGYLLDWYGIGMFPWVGLVLLAAVFGASLGLREASPAPAAHAAPSVWMLLRRREVIAFFASTFLMLAAHAALYVFYSLYLEQIGYGTGVIGMMWALGVLAEIVFFFYQAPIFARFGVQRLMLASLLLAAIRFAMIGALADSFVALLLAQILHAATFGIHHSASVAMLQRWFAGPLQARGQALFTSISYGLGGSIGGLVLGLVWETWGAASVYWVAATFALAAAFCAKLSYSWQTNNEETSCAHRSGESL